Part of the Bacillus cereus group sp. RP43 genome is shown below.
GAAATCCGACAGTTGCAACGCTTGTTTTATTGTCGGCGATTTTAACAGGGTGTGGTGTATATGATAAAATCGGGCAGTTTTCTGGAGCGGGATCAGCAGTACCAGTTACTGGATTTGCGAATTCTATGGCGAGTGCCGCGCTAGAACATAGGAGTGAAGGAGTTGTTCTCGGAATTGCTACTAACATGTTTAAGCTTGCAGGAAGTGTCATTGTATTTGGAGTCGTCGGTGCATATATTATCGGGTTAATAAGATATACATTTCAAATTTTAACGTCTTAAAGGAGGGATAGGTATGAGATTGACAGGGAAACAAACGTGGGTATTTCAAAATGATATCTTCGTGAATGCAACTGGTACTGCTGTCGGTCCGAAAGAAGCTGAAGGCCCTCTTGGAAAGGATTTTGATATTTCATATTCTGACTTACATTGCGGAGAGGAAAACTGGGAACTTGCTGAACGAAGGTTAATGTCAGACTCGATTCAACAAGCGATGCAAAAAGGGAATATAAAAAAATCACAAATTGATTTCTTTTTAGCGGGAGATTTATTAAACCAAACAGTGACAGCAAATTACGTTGCTCGTGAGTATGGTATTCCTTTTTTAGGGATGTTCAGCGCTTGTGCGACGTCAATGGAAACTTTGGCGATTGGATCAGCTTTTATAGATGGTGGATTTGCGAATCGTATTTTAGCTACAGTAAGTAGTCATAATGCGACGGCTGAAAGACAATTTCGTTCCCCAACAGAATACGGAGGACAAAAGCCAGGGACAGCAAACTCAACTGTTACTGGAGCAGGGTCAATATTGATTAGCAATGAAGAGAGTGCAATTAAAATAACAGCAGCAACAATCGGCAAAGTACAGGATTTAGGAATTGCGAATCCTTTAGATATGGGATCAGCAATGGCGCCAGCTGCTGCTCATACAATTCAACAGCATTTTGAAGATTTGAGAAGAAGTGCAGCTGATTATGATCTTATTGTTACTGGTGATTTATCAGCTGTTGGTACACCAATTACGAAACAACTTTTACTTGAGGAAGGGTATGATTTGGGGAATGTATACAACGATTGTGGGTTAATGATTTACAATTCAAATCAAGAAGAAGTGTTTGCAGGGGGCAGTGGTTGTGCCTGTTCAGCTGTTGTAACATACGGCCATTTATTGCGTGAAATGCAAAAAGGGAACTTACAACGGATTTTTGTCGTTGCAACTGGAGCTTTATTAAGCCCGGTGATGATGCAGCAAAAGGAAACGATTCCAACGATTGCGCATGGTGTTGTGTTTGAAAGAGTTAAAGGAGAGTGAATTGTGGATTTTATATATGCATTTCTTGTAGGAGGAGCTATTTGTGTAATTGGACAAGTGTTGCTAGATTTCGCAAAGTTAACACCGGCACATTTAATGGCAACTTTTGTAGTCGCCGGAGCTATTTTAGACGGATTCGGATTGTACGATAAGCTTATAAAATTTGCAGGTGCTGGGGCAACAGTCCCTATTACAAGTTTTGGACATTCACTATTACACGGGGCAATGCATGCGGCAGAAAAACATGGATATTTAGGAATTGGAATCGGTATGTTTAGCTTAACGTCTGCGGGGATTTCCGCAGCGATATTATTTTCATTTTTTGTTGCACTTATATGTAAACCGAAAGGATAAATCAAATGAGACGAAGGGTTGTTTTGGTCACAGATGGAGATGAATATGCAAAGCGGACAATTGAGCTGTTAACAAAGGAATTTGGGGGAAGGTGTATTTCAGCATCGCAAAGTAATCCGACCAAATTGACAGGGAAGAAAGTTGTTGAGCTTATTATGCAAACGCCATATGACCCTGTATTTGTCATGTTTGATGACAGCGGATTTATAGGAGAAGGACCTGGTGAAAAGGCGTTAAAGTATGTCGCAACACATAAACAAGTGGATGTACTGGGTATTTTAGCAGTAGCATCTAATACACATCATTGGGAATGGGCGCGTGTAGATGTAAGTGTAGATCGGAATGGGAATTTGACGGAATACGGCGTTGATAAATTTGGACTCCCAGATGGTGAAATTGGCAGGATTAGTGGGGATACGATTTATTGTTTAGATGGGCTGAATGTTCCTGTCATTGTGGGGGTCGGTGATATTGGCAAGATGTGCGGAAATGATGAATGGGAGAGAGGATCACCTATTACTAGAAAAGCAATTCAATTAATTTTGGAAAGGAGTGGGTTTTATGACGAAGCCTAAAAAAGTGAGTATCCCGATTTCATCTTTTTTAAGTGATAATGAAAATTATTTAAAGCAAACAGTTGGACTGGGTGTTACATACGATGTTGGTATTCGTAAATTTCAAATTTTAAATAAAGAAATTGGTGTGTTATTTGTAAATGGACTTTGTGATACGAATTATATTATCCCTATTTTAGAAGAAGCGGTGGACACAAATGAAATAAGGGATGTAGAAGAAGATACAGTAAAGCTTTTAGAGAATCGTTTAATTCATCAACAAGTAAGTAAAGTAAAAACGATGGATGAGGTAATGCTCCAAGTATTATCAGGACTTATTGTTATATTTGTAGAAGGTGAAACGGAAGCATTCGCAATAGATGTTCGTAGTTATCCTGGCCGGACACCGACAGAACCAGATACAGAAAAGGTAGTACGTGGTGCAAGAGATGGCTTTGTTGAAAATATCGTTGTAAATACAGCGTTAATTCGTAGAAGGATACGCGACCCGCGTCTTCGAAACGAAATGATTCGAGTAGGGGATAGATCGCAAACGGATATTTGTATTACATATGTACAAGATGTTGCAAACCCGGATTTAGTGAAGATTATAAAACAAGAATTAAATAGCATTGAAGTAGATGGGATTACGATGGCGGATAAAACGGTAGAAGAATTTGTAGTCAAACAAGGTTATAATCCATTCCCGCTTATTCGATACACAGAAAGACCAGATGTAGCAGCAAATCATCTGTTAGAAGGACATGTGTTAGTACTCGTTGATACATCGCCAAGTGCTATGATCACTCCAACAACATATTTCCACCATTTACAACATGCAGAAGAGTTTAGACAAAATCCAGCTGTAGGTACATTTTTACGTTGGGTACGTTTTTTAGGTGTTATATTTTCACTGTTCTTACTGCCATTTTGGTTAGTTTTTGTTTTTGATCCAACTCTTTTACCGGAAAGTCTAGCTTTCATTGGACCGAATAAGATGACGCATTTACCAATTTTATTACAAATTTTGATGGCTGAAATCGGACTCGAATTTTTAAGGATGGCTGCCATTCATACACCGACATCATTGTCGTCTGCAGCAGGATTAATTTCTGCTATATTAATTGGTCAAATTGCAATTGATGTAGGTTTGTTTGTACCAGAAGTTATTTTATACGTAGCAGTTTCTATGATTGGTGCATATGCTACGCCGAGTTATGAGTTAGGGCTTGGGAATAAGATTGGAAAATTGTTTGTAATTATTTTAACAGGCATATTTCATGAAATGGGATTTGTAATTGGAATGACGATATTGATTCTATTTTTAACATCTATAAAAAGCTTACAAACACCGTATTTATGGCCGTTTTTACCGTTTGATTGGGGTGCGTTAACGAAAATTTTACTTCGTCCAACTATGTCTAGTTTAAAGGTTCGTCCAAGTATTGTAAGACCTCAAAATGTGCGAAGACAAAAATAAGCGGGATTATGCTCCCGCTTATTTTTTATTGAAAATTTATTGTTTTTTTAACAAAAATCAAACATTTTTTTTGTACAATTAGAGTAGATATTGTGTATGAAAGGGGAAGAGGACATGATTAAATTATTTGTAAGTGATTTAGATGATACGCTCGTTTACAATGTGAATCATATGCAAAAAGAAGATGAACGAGCGCTTTGTTGGCTAGCTGAAAAAGGGACAAATATTTGTTTTGCCTCTGGCCGTTTTACTCACCGAATTGATGAGGCGGTAAAAAGGTTTTCGTTCCCGTATTACACAACTAGTTTAAATGGAGCGACAATGATACTACCGGATGGAAAAGTATTTCATGAATCGAGTTTTGAAGATGGGGTTGCCCAGGAAATATATCGATATATACATAAAAAGGGACTAGCAGATATTGTTTGTGCAAATGAGCAGCGATATACAAAAAGAAAGAATGAACATCATCATACTTTTGAAGAGTATATGGGAGTGCATATTGCTGAAATCGAAGAATTAGAAGAGGAATTTGGGAAGACGGTACATCCTGCGAAATTATTTGTTTTTGGAGAAGAAGAAAAAATAGTAGCATTAGATCAAGAGTTGCGAGATACATTTCAGAGCGAAGCGGAAGTTTTTATATCGGGTAAGCGCTATGTTGACATTATGCCAAGAGGTGTAAGTAAAGGAAGGGCTCTGAAGCGATTAATGGAACATTTACAAATTGAAGCAAATGAAGTTGCATGTATTGGAGATTCTTTCAATGATATTTCTATGTTTGAAGTAACCCCACACTCCTTCACCCTTCATCATGCTCATCCGTATGTGAAGGAGAAAGCAAATCATGTTGTTCGTTCGGTTGAAGAAGCTATTATGAAATTACCGTTACTTGTATAAAAAAGAAGCTCGTCACTGGCGAGCTTCTTTTTTACTTGAATAAAGATTTAACGAAATCAATGATACTAGAGAAGAAATCTTTTACTTTATCTAGGAAACTTTGTCCTTCTTCAGATCCTAAGAAGGCAGACACATGGTCTTTTGCTTTATCTAATTGGCTACCAACTTGGTTCCAATCGATATTAAGATTTTTCATTTTATCAAATAACGCTACTAAGTTATCTAACTGTTCATCTGTTAATGTAATGCCAAGTTGATCAGCAATTTTTTTAATTAATGAGCGTAAATCTTCAGTTGTTTTTGGCTGTTCTTTTGCAATTTCTTCTTTAATTTTTGCAACAAGTTGAACTGCTTTTTCTTCACCGATTTTATCACCAAGTTTTGCTGTTTGCACCATTTCTTCATTGGCTACTTTTTTAACATCTTCTGGAATTTCTTTGTTCGATGTTGTTTCATAGGCCTTCATTAAACCTGTTAAAGCAGCAGTTCCGGAAACTTTAAATGGTGCAGTAATTTGAATCTCTGCATCTTTCACACCTGCTGTAATAAGTGCATTTGTGTACATTGCATCTGTTATCGAATTAATGTTTTTTGAGCGTACAATGAGACCTGACCCTGGTTTTGTGTATGTAATCATAGAAGAGGAAATTGCTCTTGTACCAATTTGTGATTTTGGAACAATTCCTTCTAGAAATTTATGTTCTTCCGCATTAGACACAGTGATAATTGTAGCATCTTTTGGTGCTTTCATTTCTTTTAACAGCTCTTGTTTTTGTTGTTCAGATAAGTTTTCTCCTAGTGTAACAATTGATTCTCCCTCAATGATGTCTGCAAATGAAGCTGTTGGCATAATAAATACGGCTACAGCTAATAGCAGAGCTAGTAATTTCGCTTTCACGAAAAATCGCTCCCTTTCTCTTTCTAAAATTTTCGGGCAACACAGTTATTATAGTATATTTTTAAAATTTGTCACCTAGCTTTTTCCACATTTCGAAAAAGAAGTATGCAGATTGTCGGATTCTTTTTGTTTCTCGTCATGAATATGTTAATATAGTGCTGAGATAGTTGAAAGGAGACATATACATATGAAAACTTTAGGATACATATTAATGGAAAATGGTGAAAAAATCGATTTAGAATTTTTCCCAGAAGAGGCACCAAAAACAGTAGAAAACTTTAAAAAATTAGCAGAGCAAGGATTTTATGATGGTGTGACATTCCACCGCGTTATTCCTGGCTTCGTAAGCCAAGGTGGAGACCCAACAGGCACAGGTGCAGGTGGCCCAGGTTACTCTATTCCATGTGAGACTGATGGAAATCCTCATAGACACCTTGTTGGATCACTTTCTATGGCACATGCTGGTCGTAATACAGGTGGTAGCCAATTCTTTGTTGTTCATGAGCCACAACCGCATTTAGATGGCGTACATACTGTATTCGGTAAAGCAACAAGCGGTATTGAAACGGTATTAAACATGCGTCAAGGCGATGTAATGAAAGAAGTTAAAGTTTGGGAAGAATAAGTTATGAGAAAAGAGAGCGATTTTGCTCTCCTTTTTTATTTCCTATAAACAGGAATTGTTATATATTTTAAAGTATATGACACAAATAGGACGGCTACTAACGTTAAATTATATTGTTCACAAGAACACACTTTTAACAAAATACATAGGATGGAGTACGAATTATATGCTTCAATAAATGGATTTCTCTTAACATATTGGTTTTGGTAGAACTACTTTTTTCAAAAGTGGTTAGTAATTAAAATGTGATGAGAAAAGGATTTTCCTTTTAGTTCCTATATAGTATTGTCTCTTTTTTGAGCGGTGTAATAGAAGGAAATAGCGTGGAAACATATATTTGACTTTCTTCTTAACGCTTTGTATGATTATCAAGTTGTTTCAGCCTCTTCTCACTCTGGTAAAAATATTGTAGAATGAATGTGATATGAAAAGAGTGATTGATGGGATAAATAGTTTGTAACTTTTGTAAGAAGGGATAAGGGTTATGTTAATTCGTTTTAAAAAAAGTTATGAAAAAATTGCAATGGGGCTTCTTTCATTTATGCCAACTGAAAAAGATGTAAAAACATTACAATTGACAATGAAAGAATATGAAGCGAAAGAGGATTGGCAATTGTATTTGTGGAAACAAAATGAAGATTTTGTTGGGATAATGGGGATTATAAAAAAAGAAGATCAGGTATTGGAAATTCAGCATTTGAGCGTGAATCCGTCTCACCGACATATGGGGATTGGGACGAAGATGGTTCAAGAGCTTAAGAGTAAATTTCTTGAGTTTACAATTTGCGGAAATGAGCAAACAGCAAGTTTTTGCAAAAAGTGTAAAGAGCTTGAACAAAATATACATTCATGAAAGCAGGGATAAGTAGTTTATTATCTCTGCTTTCTTTTTTGTAGTTGTTCGTGTCGTTCAGAAATGACATCTGTTCGATCACGCAATGTGTGCTTATTTATGATGTATTCACCAGGAATGACGTTTACATCTTTCCAAGAGAGGTTTTGTTTCTTACATAACTGTATGCATTGTTTTTCTAACGATGTGTCTAATAATGGTAAAAATAATGGCGCGAAAATTTCCTTTTTGTGGATAGATTGTAGTCTCTCATTTAATAAGAATATAAGTTGTTTATGATCTATTCCTAATTGATGTAACGGCGCACAGTTCTTTTCTAAAAGTGCTATTGCGCTTTTTATCATCTTCTCTGCACCATTCCAGTTGGATCGTCTGTGATGGTATAAGGAAACAGCAATTTGAATGAGACCGACTAAGTAATTGTCACGTTCTCCTCTAGGTTTTAATTTCCAATACTCTTCTAATATTTCATGACATTCAAAATAATCATGGTCTCCATGAAAATGAATTAAAAATTGTATGTACTCGGTAGGATACATTTTTTTCGCTCCTGTCTAACGGTTCTATGTACAGTGTATCATAGAAATATTAACAATAAGCGACTAGTGAAATATCTCTAGTCGCTTTATTGCTTCCTATTAGCAGAAGCAAGCTGCTCCTACAATGATTAGTAAAATGAACAGTACAACAAGTAATGCGAACCCACCGCTAAAACCGCAATCAACGTGACCCATAGTTTTTGACCTCCTACATTGTTCTTACTACATTGTTATCATATGAAGCGGTGGGCATTATGACATGGGCATAGGTCTATTTTTAATTAAATTTCTTAAAAAGGTTGGATAGAACATGAGGATGCTCTATACTTATGGTGTTATAGAAAAAATGTGGTGGGATGCTTTGTGCAGTATAATTTTAAAGTAGAGGCTTTTGAAGGGCCTTTAGATCTATTGTTACACTTAATAAATCGTTACGAAATTGATATATATAATATTCCTGTAGCGGAAATTACAGAGCAATATCTATCTTATGTCCATACGATGAAAGAATTACAATTAGATGTTGCCAGTGAGTATTTAGTAATGGCTGCAACGTTATTACAAATTAAAAGTAAAATGTTGTTACCGAAACAAGAAGAAGATGTACCTGATAACGGTGAAGACTTTATAGATGATCCTCGTCAAGAATTGATGGAGAGGTTAATTGAATATAAGAAATATAAGCAAGTTGCTACTGAGTTAAAAGAAAGAGAACAAGAAAGAGCACAGCTATATACACGTCCGCCAATTGATTTTACATCATTTCAACAAGAAGAGGAGACAAGCTTACCTCTTGATGTTACGTTATATGATATGTTAGCGGCATTTCAAAAGCTAATGCGTCGTAAAAAAGCAAAAACCCCCGTAACAACGCGAATTACTCGCCAAGAAATACCAATTTCACAGCGAATGACTGATATTCTACAACAGTTAGAAGTAAGAGGCGGTCGTCAAAGCTTTTATGATTTGTTTGCTGATGAAGAACGTGAAATAATGGTTGTAACATTTTTAGCGGTTCTTGAGCTAATGAAAAATCAACAAATCATAATTGAGCAAGAACATAATTTTGATGAAATTTTCGTATCAAGCTCTAATAAATCCGTATAGAGTTGATGTGAAGATGGGATAGAAATATTTTATCTTATGTTAGGTTTTAATGTATCGTTTGGAACGAGAGAAGAAATATTGAACCGAACGCATTTACTGTGATTCGGTTTTTTTATGTGTATTTTTTATGGGAAATAGGAGGAAGGAGTTCGTAAAATGGATAGAAAAGAACAAAAAGCGATTATTGAAGGGCTTTTATTTGTTGCAGGTGACGAAGGGATTTATCCGGAACAGATAGCTAAAGTTCTGGAAGTTGAAGTGGAAGAAGTAATAAACAGTATAGAGGAAATGCAAAAAGAATGCGAAGGATCGAATCGCGGTTTGCAAATTGTACAATATGCAAAAGTGTATCGTTTTGCAACAAAGAAAGAACATGCTTCGTACTATCAAAAATTAATAGATACTCCAACCGCGGCTTCACTTTCTCAAGCAGCTCTTGAAACGTTGGCAATCGTTGCGTACCGTCAACCGATTACAAGGACAGAAATGGAAGAGATTAGAGGTGTGAAAACGGACAAGGCATTACAAACGTTAGTTTCACACTTACTTATAAAAGAAACAGGAAGAGCGGAAGGCCCGGGGCGTCCTATCTTATATGGAACTACGAAAGAATTTTTGGACACGTTTGGATTGAAAACGTTAGATGATTTACCACCTCTTTCGGAAGAAAATGAACAAATGAATGAAGCGGATTTATTCTTTGGTTCTTTACAGGAATTATCAAAATAAAAGCTTAGCATTTTGCTAAGCTTTTTTGTATATCAATTACAGAGCGTGCCATACTAAATGAAAAAAGGAGACGAGTTATGAAAGGTGTACGGAGTATTCTATTGTTGGTTTCTGTTTTATTATGTTTTTCGTTAAACAGCGCATCGGCTAAAAGATATATGACGTCTATTCATACTGCGTCTTCTATACATATGCAGCGGCAACATTTCGGTAAAATGAAAGTGAGTTTTTTAAAAGTTGGACAAGGTGATGCGACACTTATTACATTGCCAAATGGTCAAACGATGTTAATAGATGGGGGCCCTTATGAAGCCGGAGAGGTTATTATTCAAAAACTAATTGAAAAAGGAATTAATCATTTAGATGTGATTGTAAGTACTCATCCGGATATGGACCATATAGGGGGGCTTATTCCAATTGTAGAACAAATGCCGGTTGCACTCGTATTAGATAGTGGAAAAACATATAGTTCATTTACTTATCATACGTATCGGAATAATATTAAAAAAAGGGGTATACCTTTCATTTCAGTGAAGGAAGGACAATATATACCGCTAGATCCACATGTTTCTATACAAGTATTGAACAATGGGAAATCGAAAGACGAGAATAACGAGTCCTCAATTGTGTTAAAGATTCGATATGGTAAAGCGGACTTTTTATTAATGGGTGATGCTGATATACGGACAGAAAATGAAATATTAAAGCAATTTGATGTACATGCAGATGTATTAAAAGTTGGGCATCATGGCTCGTATACTTCAACGAGTGAAACATTCTTAAAAAAAGTAGATCCACAATTCGCTATTCTTTCGTACGGGAGTAGAAATCCGTATGGGCATCCTCATCAAAGTGTAGTAAGACGATTAAAACAGCGTGGTATAATGATATACGGAACAAACAAGCGTACTGTAGAAATAGAAACAGATGGTGAACATATTACTATGGGGGCGAGCGGTCTTATGCCATTACTTAAGTAACTAATTATATAAGAGGGTATTATCCATTTTGGAAAAAATGGATAATATATATTATAATAAAAAAGAAATCAATTTCCTTTTTTTGCTGAAAGAAGAGGAAATTTCATTAGAATGTATAGACAACTACTTGTGTGTATATTAAGATGGAATTAGGCGAATAAGGTAATAATAATAAGTAGGTATTTCATGGGAAAGGATCGATGAAAATGAAAACGCAAGTTGTCATCAATGCCAAAATTTATACAGGTAAAGAAGTAGTGGAAAACGGATTTATTCGTTACGCAGAAACAGTTAAAGAAATTGGTTTGATGGCTCAATATGTATCACAAGAAAATGAAACTGTGTTAGATGTGGCAGGAAAGATTGTGATTCCAGGTATGATTGATGTTCATATTCATGGTGGATACGATATTGATGCGATGGATGCAAATAGCGATGGATTAGTAACTCTTGGTAAAGAAATGTTAAAAGAAGGAGTTACAACGTACTTCCCAACAACAATGACACAAGCTCCAGAAGCGATTGAAGCGGCGCTAAGTGCTGCGAAGGAAGCGAAAGATAAAGGAGCACATTTCGAATATATTCACTTAGAAGGACCATATGTTTCAAAAAAACGTGCGGGTGCACAACCACTAGAACATATTGTTCCTGCGAGTATCGAGCAATTTAAACAATGGCAGGAAGCAAGCGGTAATCTAATTAAATTAGTAACATATGCACCGGAAGAAGAAGGTGCGTTAGAGTTTGAACAGTATCTTGCTGAAACAGGTGTTGTTGGCACAATGGGGCATACAGATGCGATTGATGCACAACTGAAAAATAGAAAAATTACACATGCAACACATTTATACAATCAAATGCGTGGATTACATCATCGTGAACCAGGAGTTGTTGGTCATGTGTTATTAAATCCAGATGTAATGGTTGAAGTAATTACAGATGGTATTCACATTCACCCTGATATGGTGAAATTAGCATATAAATTAAAAGGACCGAAAAAAGTAAGTGTCATTACAGATGCAATGCGTGCAAAAGGTCTTGAAGAAGGATTATATGAGCTTGGCGGACAGCCAGTACATGTAAAAGATGGCAGTGCCCGATTAGAAGATGGAACGTTAGCTGGTAGTATTTTGAAAATGGATCAAGCTTTCCGAAATGTAATTGAATTTACAGGATGTTCAATCGAGGATGCAGTGTTGATGACATCAGTTAACCAAGCAGAAGAGTTTGGATTAAATAATAAAGGCGCGTTAGCGGCAGGTAAAGATGCAGACTTTGTTATTATGACTGAAGAATTACATGTATATGATACGGTTCGTTTAGGAATTCATATGAAGGAAGGGAAGTAATTAGATGAATATTCTTGTTGTAAAAACTCCAGAAGAATTAGCTGAAGCAGGTTATAAGTTAATTAAAGAGGTTGTAAAATCAAAAGAAAATCCAACTTTAGGAATGGCTACAGGAAGCTCTCCATTAGGTATTTATGCAGAAATGCGAAAAAATAAACTTGATACAAGTCATACAACCACTGTAAACTTAGATGAGTACGTAAATTTACCACACGAAGATAAAAACAGCTATCACTATTTCATGCAAGAACAGTTGTTTGATTATCTTCCATTTAAACAAACTTATGTACCTAATGGGATGGCAAGTGATTTAGAGGAAGAGTGCAAGCGTTATGAAGGCATTCTAGTAGCTAACCCAGTTGACTTACAGATTCTTGGAATCGGTGAAAACGGTCACATCGGATTTAATGAGCCAGGAACACCATTTAATTCTCCAACTAATATTGTAGAATTAACAGAATCTACGCGCCAAGCAAACCTTCGCTTCTTTGAAAATGAAGAAG
Proteins encoded:
- a CDS encoding DUF1002 domain-containing protein, which gives rise to MKAKLLALLLAVAVFIMPTASFADIIEGESIVTLGENLSEQQKQELLKEMKAPKDATIITVSNAEEHKFLEGIVPKSQIGTRAISSSMITYTKPGSGLIVRSKNINSITDAMYTNALITAGVKDAEIQITAPFKVSGTAALTGLMKAYETTSNKEIPEDVKKVANEEMVQTAKLGDKIGEEKAVQLVAKIKEEIAKEQPKTTEDLRSLIKKIADQLGITLTDEQLDNLVALFDKMKNLNIDWNQVGSQLDKAKDHVSAFLGSEEGQSFLDKVKDFFSSIIDFVKSLFK
- a CDS encoding YjcZ family sporulation protein produces the protein MGHVDCGFSGGFALLVVLFILLIIVGAACFC
- the spoVAE gene encoding stage V sporulation protein AE encodes the protein MDFIYAFLVGGAICVIGQVLLDFAKLTPAHLMATFVVAGAILDGFGLYDKLIKFAGAGATVPITSFGHSLLHGAMHAAEKHGYLGIGIGMFSLTSAGISAAILFSFFVALICKPKG
- a CDS encoding peptidylprolyl isomerase, coding for MKTLGYILMENGEKIDLEFFPEEAPKTVENFKKLAEQGFYDGVTFHRVIPGFVSQGGDPTGTGAGGPGYSIPCETDGNPHRHLVGSLSMAHAGRNTGGSQFFVVHEPQPHLDGVHTVFGKATSGIETVLNMRQGDVMKEVKVWEE
- the ribT gene encoding GNAT family N-acetyltransferase RibT codes for the protein MLIRFKKSYEKIAMGLLSFMPTEKDVKTLQLTMKEYEAKEDWQLYLWKQNEDFVGIMGIIKKEDQVLEIQHLSVNPSHRHMGIGTKMVQELKSKFLEFTICGNEQTASFCKKCKELEQNIHS
- the spoVAF gene encoding spore germination protein SpoVAF translates to MTKPKKVSIPISSFLSDNENYLKQTVGLGVTYDVGIRKFQILNKEIGVLFVNGLCDTNYIIPILEEAVDTNEIRDVEEDTVKLLENRLIHQQVSKVKTMDEVMLQVLSGLIVIFVEGETEAFAIDVRSYPGRTPTEPDTEKVVRGARDGFVENIVVNTALIRRRIRDPRLRNEMIRVGDRSQTDICITYVQDVANPDLVKIIKQELNSIEVDGITMADKTVEEFVVKQGYNPFPLIRYTERPDVAANHLLEGHVLVLVDTSPSAMITPTTYFHHLQHAEEFRQNPAVGTFLRWVRFLGVIFSLFLLPFWLVFVFDPTLLPESLAFIGPNKMTHLPILLQILMAEIGLEFLRMAAIHTPTSLSSAAGLISAILIGQIAIDVGLFVPEVILYVAVSMIGAYATPSYELGLGNKIGKLFVIILTGIFHEMGFVIGMTILILFLTSIKSLQTPYLWPFLPFDWGALTKILLRPTMSSLKVRPSIVRPQNVRRQK
- the scpB gene encoding SMC-Scp complex subunit ScpB, with product MDRKEQKAIIEGLLFVAGDEGIYPEQIAKVLEVEVEEVINSIEEMQKECEGSNRGLQIVQYAKVYRFATKKEHASYYQKLIDTPTAASLSQAALETLAIVAYRQPITRTEMEEIRGVKTDKALQTLVSHLLIKETGRAEGPGRPILYGTTKEFLDTFGLKTLDDLPPLSEENEQMNEADLFFGSLQELSK
- the spoVAD gene encoding stage V sporulation protein AD, yielding MRLTGKQTWVFQNDIFVNATGTAVGPKEAEGPLGKDFDISYSDLHCGEENWELAERRLMSDSIQQAMQKGNIKKSQIDFFLAGDLLNQTVTANYVAREYGIPFLGMFSACATSMETLAIGSAFIDGGFANRILATVSSHNATAERQFRSPTEYGGQKPGTANSTVTGAGSILISNEESAIKITAATIGKVQDLGIANPLDMGSAMAPAAAHTIQQHFEDLRRSAADYDLIVTGDLSAVGTPITKQLLLEEGYDLGNVYNDCGLMIYNSNQEEVFAGGSGCACSAVVTYGHLLREMQKGNLQRIFVVATGALLSPVMMQQKETIPTIAHGVVFERVKGE
- a CDS encoding stage V sporulation protein AE; this encodes MRRRVVLVTDGDEYAKRTIELLTKEFGGRCISASQSNPTKLTGKKVVELIMQTPYDPVFVMFDDSGFIGEGPGEKALKYVATHKQVDVLGILAVASNTHHWEWARVDVSVDRNGNLTEYGVDKFGLPDGEIGRISGDTIYCLDGLNVPVIVGVGDIGKMCGNDEWERGSPITRKAIQLILERSGFYDEA
- the spoVAC gene encoding stage V sporulation protein AC, whose amino-acid sequence is MTRRKLKDDYINKVKEYHPKPNYLLNCVKAFLVGGLICTVGEILMKFYIHYFHFSEQEAGNPTVATLVLLSAILTGCGVYDKIGQFSGAGSAVPVTGFANSMASAALEHRSEGVVLGIATNMFKLAGSVIVFGVVGAYIIGLIRYTFQILTS
- a CDS encoding DUF309 domain-containing protein, which gives rise to MYPTEYIQFLIHFHGDHDYFECHEILEEYWKLKPRGERDNYLVGLIQIAVSLYHHRRSNWNGAEKMIKSAIALLEKNCAPLHQLGIDHKQLIFLLNERLQSIHKKEIFAPLFLPLLDTSLEKQCIQLCKKQNLSWKDVNVIPGEYIINKHTLRDRTDVISERHEQLQKRKQR
- a CDS encoding segregation/condensation protein A, coding for MQYNFKVEAFEGPLDLLLHLINRYEIDIYNIPVAEITEQYLSYVHTMKELQLDVASEYLVMAATLLQIKSKMLLPKQEEDVPDNGEDFIDDPRQELMERLIEYKKYKQVATELKEREQERAQLYTRPPIDFTSFQQEEETSLPLDVTLYDMLAAFQKLMRRKKAKTPVTTRITRQEIPISQRMTDILQQLEVRGGRQSFYDLFADEEREIMVVTFLAVLELMKNQQIIIEQEHNFDEIFVSSSNKSV
- a CDS encoding Cof-type HAD-IIB family hydrolase — its product is MKGEEDMIKLFVSDLDDTLVYNVNHMQKEDERALCWLAEKGTNICFASGRFTHRIDEAVKRFSFPYYTTSLNGATMILPDGKVFHESSFEDGVAQEIYRYIHKKGLADIVCANEQRYTKRKNEHHHTFEEYMGVHIAEIEELEEEFGKTVHPAKLFVFGEEEKIVALDQELRDTFQSEAEVFISGKRYVDIMPRGVSKGRALKRLMEHLQIEANEVACIGDSFNDISMFEVTPHSFTLHHAHPYVKEKANHVVRSVEEAIMKLPLLV